The Candidatus Rokuibacteriota bacterium genome has a window encoding:
- a CDS encoding nucleotidyltransferase domain-containing protein, which yields MLSDALRVDLGRYVDLLKTRFGRDLVSVVVFGSHARGAARSESDVDVLVIARCLPRRRFERYRGLREVARAVSETFADAVAPILLTPEEAREVKPYYLGMLSGHVILLDTGDFFAAVLERLRRRLAELGSRRYVDEDGYEYWDLKPDWKPGDVVSL from the coding sequence ATGCTGTCTGACGCTCTCCGGGTGGATCTCGGCCGATACGTCGACCTGCTGAAGACGCGCTTCGGCCGGGATCTCGTCAGCGTGGTCGTGTTCGGCTCGCACGCTCGGGGCGCGGCACGGTCGGAGAGCGATGTCGATGTCCTGGTCATCGCCCGTTGTCTGCCGCGGCGCCGCTTCGAGCGGTACCGGGGTCTCCGGGAGGTTGCCCGTGCCGTGTCCGAGACCTTCGCCGACGCTGTGGCCCCCATTCTCCTGACGCCGGAGGAGGCCCGGGAGGTGAAGCCCTACTACCTCGGCATGCTGTCGGGCCACGTGATCCTCCTGGACACGGGGGACTTCTTTGCCGCGGTCCTGGAGCGGCTCCGCCGCCGCCTCGCCGAGCTAGGGTCGCGCCGGTACGTGGACGAGGACGGATACGAGTACTGGGACCTGAAGCCGGACTGGAAACCCGGCGACGTGGTGTCGCTGTGA
- a CDS encoding DUF3368 domain-containing protein, translated as MDDADGRRVARAMGLRVTGVLGVLVEAKYRGVVPNVRPILDAMSNEGFWLSEALQRVVLDAVGE; from the coding sequence ATGGACGACGCCGACGGACGCCGCGTGGCGCGAGCGATGGGGCTTCGGGTGACCGGCGTACTCGGCGTGCTTGTCGAGGCGAAGTACCGCGGCGTGGTGCCCAACGTCAGACCGATTCTGGACGCGATGAGTAACGAGGGATTCTGGCTCAGCGAGGCCCTTCAAAGGGTGGTACTCGATGCCGTTGGCGAGTAG
- a CDS encoding UPF0175 family protein encodes MDESRESVSVEYPADVRMTLRESKEEFAAELKMLAAVKLYELGKISSGKAAALAGVDRTTFLLGLGRYRVPVFNYTPAELDREVAEARARSRG; translated from the coding sequence ATGGATGAGTCGCGAGAGAGTGTGAGTGTCGAATACCCAGCGGACGTCCGGATGACATTGCGGGAGAGCAAGGAGGAGTTCGCCGCAGAACTGAAGATGCTGGCCGCCGTCAAGCTCTACGAGTTGGGCAAGATCTCGTCGGGAAAGGCGGCGGCCCTGGCTGGCGTGGATCGGACGACGTTTCTGCTCGGGCTCGGGCGATATCGCGTGCCGGTGTTCAACTACACGCCGGCCGAGCTGGATCGTGAGGTCGCAGAGGCAAGAGCCCGGTCCCGGGGATGA
- a CDS encoding DevR family CRISPR-associated autoregulator yields MAVNSLSLCARITLDLHSLNNEGTEGNQQQTRMVQIIDQRGRRAVVNGISGDMFKHILVEHLVPLLDATGQPLSPGARAHDADRINALNEAFVEFCEKEQDFTADGKKKRRKATESEILARMLQECSLTDIAGALVTRGRSVGRKSVVEFGWVVGLPEDGAGQPLTTTEQYFHVKYAPEGRGAAAGDDTVAGRQAIFHRPASSGVYALICNLDLYRIGLNDITRQYGVDGAGRRARGQALIHSLAATLLKPTGAQRNTQNPHIVACEGVVAVSSVSLPAPTVSPLNDSYRQEIEAVAAALNGIAKDGITVRRFEGLAEGVKVLSDVAASLEVAGA; encoded by the coding sequence ATGGCAGTCAACTCGCTGTCACTGTGTGCGCGCATCACGCTCGACCTGCACAGTCTCAACAACGAGGGTACGGAGGGGAACCAGCAGCAGACGCGGATGGTCCAGATCATTGACCAGCGCGGCCGGCGCGCCGTTGTCAATGGCATCAGTGGGGACATGTTCAAGCATATCCTCGTGGAGCACCTGGTGCCGCTCCTTGACGCGACCGGGCAGCCACTGTCGCCGGGCGCGAGGGCGCACGACGCCGATCGCATCAACGCGCTGAACGAGGCCTTCGTCGAGTTCTGCGAGAAGGAGCAGGACTTCACGGCTGACGGGAAGAAGAAGCGGCGGAAGGCCACGGAGTCCGAGATCCTGGCCCGGATGCTGCAAGAGTGCAGCCTCACCGACATCGCAGGGGCACTGGTGACACGGGGCCGATCTGTGGGAAGGAAGTCGGTGGTGGAGTTCGGCTGGGTGGTCGGATTGCCCGAAGACGGCGCTGGTCAGCCCCTCACGACGACCGAGCAGTACTTCCATGTGAAGTACGCGCCTGAGGGCAGAGGGGCAGCAGCCGGAGATGATACCGTGGCGGGACGCCAGGCGATCTTCCACCGACCTGCCTCATCAGGGGTGTACGCGCTGATCTGCAACCTCGATCTCTACCGGATCGGATTGAATGACATCACGCGGCAGTACGGGGTGGACGGTGCCGGCCGCCGGGCCCGCGGGCAGGCGCTGATCCACTCGCTGGCAGCCACGCTGCTCAAGCCAACCGGCGCCCAGAGGAACACGCAGAATCCTCACATCGTCGCGTGCGAGGGAGTGGTCGCGGTGTCGTCGGTGTCTCTGCCCGCGCCCACCGTGAGCCCGCTGAATGACAGCTATCGGCAAGAGATCGAGGCGGTCGCTGCCGCGCTCAACGGGATCGCGAAGGATGGCATCACGGTCCGGCGGTTCGAGGGCCTGGCGGAGGGGGTGAAGGTCTTGAGCGACGTGGCCGCGAGCCTCGAGGTCGCGGGAGCCTGA
- the cas3 gene encoding CRISPR-associated helicase Cas3': protein MVSPPWIDGYEQVFTGITGFKPYPYQVRVARELVSGKHVVVRAPTGAGKTWAVFAPFLGGLWPGRPSRLIYALPLRTLAQGVFRQARDAAKRCGHPVEPEIDARGREIVPPYVTLQTGEQPDDPFFDRGTIIVTTYDQVLSGLLDGPYGLSDRLHNINAAALVGAIVVFDEFHLMESQRAFLTAVAGIRLFDGLCQSVWMTATATKSLVDILREALGTVSVPEPNEEEAALAASLPSVTQVDRRIRLQQEPLSAEAVLRHHASRTIVLLNTVGRAQAMFAALKGALEERGREDVSLILLHSRFFRQDRRAKEERIASLFRKGAAGGSILVATQVVEAGLDISAERLHTELCPMNALVQRAGRCARFEGESGVVHVYPLPVEPGGWLPYGDPGAEDETLTETRRIIEQATETRLDPQRAVEWVQAAHGPSDARALRAGWRQRFDTCMRRIEQNAILRDPKRVADLIRGEDTDSVRLIVCSSPPDAPGRREGVSVSRRLVARALRQGEEGSGWIWDVARDDEPWRPIQALGDLGKAYVVCLTPAMAAYDAEVGLRLGEHGERESPEREEPRRPGHAPLRAESWADHAQRVAAEGRKRLERERCSLTEMGFLERFGLDMQAIMEATEACALLHDLGKLTGAWQQWAEAAQRSRDPAYSHSVPLAHTDFDPDRPEDRERERGLQVRRPPHAPASAYYGRAILPGLLKAAPERLRAAVASSCTAAIVAHHGGWWAPSWEQAPLPLSAGWQRAVETASGVPPDEGALGRLRGFGVDRLLVLTTGPDSLPEWWAVVAYLTRTLRLSDQRATSEWSCHD from the coding sequence ATGGTCTCACCGCCCTGGATCGATGGATACGAACAGGTCTTCACGGGGATCACCGGCTTCAAGCCCTACCCCTATCAGGTGCGCGTGGCGCGCGAGCTGGTTTCCGGCAAGCACGTCGTGGTCCGGGCCCCGACGGGCGCCGGAAAGACGTGGGCCGTCTTTGCTCCCTTCCTGGGGGGCTTGTGGCCGGGCCGGCCGTCGAGGCTGATCTACGCGTTGCCGCTCCGCACCCTGGCCCAGGGCGTCTTCAGGCAAGCCCGTGACGCGGCCAAGAGATGCGGGCATCCTGTCGAGCCCGAGATCGACGCGCGAGGGCGCGAGATCGTGCCGCCCTACGTCACTCTTCAGACGGGCGAGCAGCCCGACGACCCCTTCTTCGACCGGGGCACGATCATCGTGACGACCTACGACCAGGTGCTGAGCGGGCTCCTCGATGGCCCCTACGGTCTCTCGGACCGCCTGCACAACATCAATGCCGCCGCACTGGTCGGGGCCATCGTCGTCTTTGACGAGTTCCACCTCATGGAATCGCAGAGGGCGTTTCTGACCGCGGTCGCGGGGATCCGTCTCTTCGATGGCCTGTGCCAGTCAGTATGGATGACCGCCACGGCCACGAAGTCCCTGGTGGATATCCTGCGCGAGGCGCTCGGGACGGTCTCAGTCCCTGAGCCCAACGAGGAAGAGGCGGCCCTCGCCGCGTCCTTGCCGAGCGTCACGCAGGTCGACAGGCGCATCCGCTTGCAGCAGGAGCCGCTGTCGGCCGAGGCCGTCTTGCGCCACCACGCCTCTCGCACCATCGTGCTGCTGAATACGGTGGGGCGAGCCCAGGCCATGTTCGCGGCACTGAAGGGCGCCCTGGAAGAGCGCGGAAGGGAGGATGTCTCGCTGATCCTCTTGCATTCACGCTTCTTCAGGCAGGACCGCCGAGCCAAGGAGGAGCGCATCGCCTCCCTGTTCCGCAAGGGCGCGGCGGGCGGCAGCATCCTGGTTGCGACACAGGTCGTCGAGGCCGGTCTCGACATCTCGGCCGAGCGTCTTCACACGGAGCTATGCCCGATGAATGCGCTCGTCCAGCGGGCGGGCCGTTGCGCCCGGTTCGAAGGCGAGAGTGGCGTGGTCCACGTATACCCATTGCCGGTGGAGCCGGGTGGCTGGCTGCCATACGGAGACCCTGGGGCCGAGGATGAGACGCTGACCGAGACTCGGAGGATTATTGAGCAGGCAACGGAAACTCGGCTTGATCCCCAGCGCGCTGTGGAATGGGTGCAGGCCGCACACGGGCCGAGTGACGCGCGAGCGCTTCGCGCGGGCTGGCGGCAGCGGTTCGACACCTGCATGCGGCGGATCGAGCAGAACGCGATCCTCCGCGACCCAAAGCGAGTGGCCGACCTGATCCGGGGCGAGGACACCGATTCGGTACGACTCATCGTGTGCAGCTCCCCACCCGATGCCCCGGGCCGAAGGGAAGGTGTGAGCGTGTCACGGCGGCTGGTGGCCAGGGCGCTCCGGCAGGGGGAAGAGGGCTCTGGGTGGATCTGGGACGTCGCTCGGGACGATGAGCCGTGGCGGCCGATACAAGCGCTTGGAGACCTCGGGAAGGCGTATGTCGTCTGCCTGACACCGGCCATGGCGGCGTACGACGCTGAAGTCGGGCTTCGCCTTGGAGAACACGGGGAACGGGAGAGTCCTGAGCGTGAGGAACCGCGGCGTCCGGGGCATGCCCCGCTACGGGCCGAGAGTTGGGCAGACCACGCCCAGCGAGTCGCTGCCGAGGGCCGGAAGCGTCTGGAGCGGGAGCGGTGCAGTCTGACCGAGATGGGGTTCCTCGAGCGCTTCGGTCTCGACATGCAAGCCATCATGGAGGCAACGGAAGCCTGCGCGCTGCTGCATGACCTGGGCAAGCTCACCGGCGCCTGGCAGCAGTGGGCGGAGGCTGCTCAGCGGTCGAGAGACCCCGCCTACAGTCACTCGGTCCCGCTCGCCCACACCGACTTCGACCCCGACCGGCCGGAGGATCGCGAGCGCGAGCGAGGCCTCCAGGTGCGGCGGCCGCCGCACGCGCCTGCAAGCGCCTACTATGGCCGCGCGATTCTTCCCGGCTTGCTCAAGGCGGCCCCCGAGCGACTGCGTGCCGCCGTGGCATCGAGCTGCACGGCGGCCATCGTCGCCCACCATGGCGGGTGGTGGGCGCCGAGCTGGGAGCAAGCGCCGCTGCCCCTCTCTGCCGGCTGGCAGCGCGCGGTGGAAACCGCGAGCGGTGTTCCGCCCGATGAAGGCGCCTTGGGCCGGCTCCGAGGTTTCGGTGTTGATCGACTCTTGGTGCTGACCACGGGCCCCGACAGTCTCCCCGAGTGGTGGGCCGTGGTCGCGTACCTCACCCGTACCCTGCGGCTGTCGGACCAGCGTGCGACCTCCGAGTGGAGCTGCCATGACTGA